In Zingiber officinale cultivar Zhangliang chromosome 3A, Zo_v1.1, whole genome shotgun sequence, the DNA window ttatataaaatataaacagGATAATTATATACATGAAATGAGGAAaagttaaactaaaaaaaaaacttctttcatgatgatatgataaaataaaatttatttaaatatataaataacatAACAGATCTCGTATAATAAAATAAGAATTGATTGTCGGTGTGACGTTGTATATGAGAATTACAATACACAATGCATAGATAGGCACCTCCAAATGGGTAACAAGTTCTTGAAGTATCAGATTCCTCAGGTTGCGTTACCAGCTAGGAAGCTGCTTCAAGCTCTGGCTTTTTGTTAGCGCTAGTTATGAATCCAACGTACAGTTCAGAGCGAGTGGTGTCACTTTTGGGCAGCCCCTTTTTCCTCCCTCCCTCTCTCATGCTCTTTACAAACCCAACGAAGTGTCGCCAATTCTCTCcttcaaacaagtttttgttcAATCTCAAGTACGTGAAGGCACTCAGCCCTGCAGCCTTACTCGTAGCCACCACCTGTGCATATGCCGCTTCATCGTACCTGTTGAAATTAAATGCACAATTATCAGCTGAAATTAATTATGTCTTCGttacaaataattaattaatagtaCCTCTCAAGAGCGTTTTCCCCGGCGAGTTCTGCTCCGGCCGCCGCCGTTGCCTGCTTGACCTGCTGCACGAGGAGCTCCGGCGAACAACCGGCATGGCCTGGCTGCTGCTCGTCCTTCATCTCCATGCACGTGAAGTTCAACACCGCGCCTCTCTTCGCCATCATTCGTGCAATGGGGAGGTACCCATCTCTGTTTCGCGTGTTATAGTAACCGGCCGTCAGCTCCGCCGCGTGGGACCTCGTGCGGTAGTGCCAGTGTATCCCTGCGACCTTCGCCGAGAGCTTCGTGCCGGTGCCGAGGAATACTGCCTCGGCGGCGGCGAGGACACGGTCGCCGTGCTCCAGGAGCTGGCCTGAGTACCACTCGAGGAAGAACCTGCCGTAGTCGCTGGTCCAAGTACCTTCTCGCCTGAAGAATCCGGTGTCCTCGGGGAACTGGTTGTAGTGGCCGGCGTCGTGGGGACCTTCGCGACCCCACTCCTCATGGCCCGCGGCAATTCCGGCGGCTCGAAGTGAAGCTTTCATGTACTGTTACGAAGCAGAGTAAATTATAACAACAATGAGGAATTGGAAACTAAAAATTTTGCAGTGCAACTCTCATAAAATGCAACATAATCGAAATTTATACCTTGTCGTAGCATTGGAACTCTCCAATTCCTGGGAATCTCCAAGTGCCATTGGTCTCTGGATACGAAGGATACCTTAGCTCTCCACAAGGTCCCATTCCCACTTGGATTTcctgaaacaaattagaaagaaaTGTAAGGAGGAAACCTCATATAGAGATCATTTTTGTTCTTAAGATGTAATTAATTACCGCGATTACTCCGCCGAGGAAGCCTCCGAAGCGATCTCTAAAGCTCCGCATGTAGTCGGAGTAGACTTGGACGGGCGTTCGGCCGCGCAGCACCGGCAGCGTGTCACAGGCGAGAGAGATATACTCCGGATTCCGGCGGCCCGACCGATCGGTGTACACGATGTCCGGATTCCGGCTGATTTCTTCGTGCACCCACGGCGGCAGGGGAATGCGGCAGTTGTCCCCGACGTTGCCGCCGCACTGGTGAAACGACATGACCATCTGCAGCTTGAGCCCGTGCCTGTCCACCATGCGGACCAATTCTTCGTACGCACCCCAATCGTACTGCCCGGGCCCCGCCCTCTCCACCAGCCCCCACCACACGTCCACCATCACCCCCTCCGCTCCCGCGCTGCGCAGAGCGGCCAGACTCGCCGCTAGCGCCCGTGTCCGCTGCAGCCTTCCTTCCGGCGACACCGTGTCCAGCGGCAGCATTACGTACACCGGCACCCCGCTCGCGGCGGCGCCTCCGCCTCCGTGTGGCGCGGCCGCAGGGAGCGAGTGGAGCAGCTCCGGCCCTTCCTCCCGCCGCTGAACCACCTCACGCCGAGATGAGTTCACGGCCCGGAGCCGTCGACACGATGACGCTGCTTTGTAATTGTAACCGTCGGCAATAGACAACGTCGTCATCGAAACAGGGAGGTCGTCGGATGTTTTATGGGAATTGGAGTCTACGCGACCAATGAAGGAGATTGATGAGCGTAGAGTTATAGCCATGATTCactagaagaagaagagggacgAGTCTTGAGAAGTGGGAATTGAGGAAGACGGGAGGTGGATTTATTTATaagcgaaaaataaaatagaagaaaCAAAAGGTAGCGGAAGTCTGGGAATGATTGACGGCGTggcatttttttatttaaaaaagctaataataataataataataaacggcAAGAACGTGCATTTAATTAAtcgtaaaattcaaattttttccaCGTTCTTGTTTACCAACGCACGCGACTTCTTTGATCTTTCCCTCGTCCACGACTCTTTATGATTCGAATTTATCTTAAAGAACCGACCAAGTCTTGTTATCTTCATTGTATTCTTTCATACTTtttcttagttttgaaaataatgcTATAAAAAAAATGGCATTACAGAAAATGCAGCCATAATCAAAACAGAGATTTGACAATATCTCAAGTTTAGTGGTCAAACCGTGATTTGTAGAAATTTGGTTTAGATTATCTCAATATCTTGGCAAACAAATCAAATTTGAATGGCGAGCAAAAGAGTTGAGCTCAATTTTGTCTTTTCTATTTCTCTTTTGTGAATTACGTGTTCATATATATCTAAAGGCGGCTAGGATATACATTTCTATATTTTCGCGTCCTACTTCTCGCTATCTTCGACTCTTCACGCTtactaattatttaattttaatctataCTAAAAAGTGCAGTGTTTTTACGGCTAAAAAAACATAATCGACAAAGGAGCCTcctccatttttttaaaaaaattatattaaacgtgaaaaaaaagaaaaaaaaaaatgtcattgAATGGAGCAGAACGATATAAGTGAAGACGAAAGTCAGCCATGAATTATGGAAGCCTTCATCTTTTTTTCTTCCAACTCGTTTTTTCTCAGGAACTTTATGATTAGCCCTTTTTCCATATTTTCACGGCTAGTGGGCCACAGATGGCTTGGAAGTTCCCACTAAATTATCCCTACTCTCTAATGGACGAGAGTGTTAGATGAAATGTCGTTGAAGTATGATGTGCTCTCGCCACAGTATCAACTTAGCTCGTGTCCTTGTCTGCCTCGAGTCTGCTAAAAAAATTTGAAGGGAAGACAGTGAAAATACCGAGAAGTGTGAGGCTGAAATGGCGTATGAGCTGAAGCAATGTTTCTTCCAAAGCAATAGGATGATCAAGCTTGTCAGTTTAATACACGAAGCTCCTAAGGTTAAGTAAACGATCAGCTCAAGCAAATGGAAATGGTGCTTGCAAACAATTAATTGCATGAATCATGCATCAAACTCAAAGCTACATTACAAGTTTACAGCTATTCTTAGTTGAGCCTTGAAAGGAAGACAGACTACAGGCGTCTGTTTTGTCAAATGAAAAACCTAATTGGATCATAATTTGGAAATTAGTTTCGGAATCAATTGATTTTTTGtcatcaaattaaatttttaaacaaatgaagaaaaaaaataatattaaaattgtgAGTTATTCGAGCAATAATGAAAGATTTCAATTGGGTAGATATCATGATTAAATGAAGGCATAAAGCGTATAGATACGGTTGGATACTGATTTACAGTAAAATATTGGTCTGATGCTGAATTGGGATGGTTGCCCAATTGGACAAACAGGCTAAATGGGCCTGTGCCCTGGGTAGCAACCACTTTTGCTAGGTTAATGGGCTAGTAGCCTAATTGTCCAAACTACTTTTGCAGGCTTTAAAAAAGCCCAGAAGATGGCTACTTTTGCAGCCACAATTTGGTGCGCTGGATGGGACAAGTTAGTCTAGTAGAGAATAGGTTGGCAAACCACTCCAAGAATGAATTAAATGAACCACCTGAGTAAGATTGATTGATGGGGCACTAAGAACAAGTATAGTCATTTTTTGTCaccattattatttattattgtcTTAGAGTTATGGTTCAATGGTAAGATATTCAGATTGTCACTTAGACACCCATGATTCAATCTCCAATTATTacaaatttatagaatttttttttccaaataggaTGCGCAATCAAAGGATGCTAAGATTCTTAATAGCTCACCGCTAGTAATTTCCGATTTATCATGATGATCGGTAGAAAAATTTTATAGAGCCAGACTGATCACCTCAAACCTAGTTAATGAagctaattaaatttttttaatattacccATTCTACTACTTTTATAAAGGGATCATTGTATTAAAGTAAAATTGTGTCTTGGAGGAACGATTAAGATAACAATTTTACTTTTTATTGTAAATATTATCCATTTTATATACCCAATTTTTAAAATGTACAAATTCCTAAAATACTCCCTTTTTTCTCTACCTTATGATGTTTCATCTAAAATCCGTGTTCCATCCAAAATTCACGGATGAATTAAGAAAACAattactttaaattaaaattaatatattattttttaaaaacatccTTATATTTATACCCTATTCTGAATTCGATAGTAAAAATTGAGAGTATTAGATTTTTAAACTCATAAATATTCAATAGATTTTATAACAAACTCATTATATGTGACAATGATACTAGTTAATTAATACTAGGACTCCTTgatttataaacaaaattaaactttcaaatttttaaagagattttgaacaaaatttaataatgaatttagaaaactaggaatgatttcaaattaaaaataatgtacttttgaaattttttttaacatatttatgCTCTTGAGAGCGATGAATTTTTATAtggttgattaaaaaaaattaaagatatacTCTGAATTTATGTTAGTGAATTCAAATATAAGctcataaatatattaaaaagatttttaaaaatatattaattttattttgattaagaatttattaagttcaTCAATCATTTTCGGATGCAAGTgagtattgaaaaaaaaatgaaagggtATTTCAGGTTGATAAAATCTATCAACTAGAAATTTTACAAGTCGAGATTATCTTGAGTGAAGTTTGAGGTTTCCAGGAACGGGTAGTCGGTGTATCCAACAACCGGATCCGGCGTGTAGAAGGTGAGCCGGTTGTACTTGTTCAGCGCCGCACCGACCTCAAATCTCCGGGGCAAGTCCGGATTCGCCAAGAACAGCCGTCCGTACACCACTAGATCCGCGTACCCCTCCGCCACAACCTTGTTCCCCTCCTCCCGATCGTACCCGCCGGCCACCATGAACGTCCCCCCGAACGCCTTCCTCATCGGCAGCAGCCGGTGCGGAATCTGGTACCTACCCTCCACCTTCACCATTCTCGGCTCCAGCATGTGGCAGTACAGAATCCCCAACTCGTTCAGCTTCGCCGCCATGTGGAGACCCAGCGCCTCCGGATCGGAATCCCAGCAGTCCATCAAGTCCAAGAACGGCGACAGCCGCATCCCCACTCGGTGGCCTCCCACCTCTTCCGCCACGGCTTCCACCACATCCAACGCGAAGCGGCAGCGGTTGTCGATGCCGCCGCCGTACTCGTCGCCTCGGTCGTTGGTGCTGTCTTTCATGAATTGCTCGATCAGGTAGCCATTTGCGCCGTGGATTTCCACTCCGTCGAATCCTGCAGCGAACCAGTCACCAAGTtcgatttttttcttcttcttcttgaaacAGGAATCAAAACAGAGTTCGATGAAGAAAGACAACTAACAACTGACCGGCATCGATGGCATTCCTTGCCGCGAGCCTGAAGTCATTCACGATCTGAGGGATTTCCTCTGTCGTCAATCTTCGAGGCGCAGGGTACTCCTGAACACTGCCATCGTGCAGATATTGAGTCGGCACTGGTTTATCAGTGCTGGAGATTGGAGCTTGACCATTAGGCTGGAAATCTATCAAGAATTTTTCATTGTGATTAAAATTTGATTCACTGAAAGAAATGTGAACGAATGGAGTGTTAGCGCACCAGTAATGGAACTCCTGCCCGCATGCCAAATCTGGCAGAAGAACAGTGCTCCCTTGGCATGAACAGCACTGACAATCGGCTTCCATGCCTCTACTTGTTCCTTTGACCACACACCGGGGCTGTCTTTGTATCTATCAATGCCCAAAGGAAGCAACGGAGATCAAATCTATTCTCTCAGAAAACAAAACGATCCACTTTGTTACAAATCTAACttcaatatattatatataatgataCCCGTGAGCGGTGTTGGAAACACCGGTTGCTTCTGTGATCAGAAAGCCTCCTTTTGTGGCTCTCTGGGAGTAATAAACAATGGCGTGAGGCTGAGGAACGTTGCCATACGATCTGCATCTGGTCAGTGGTGCCATAACGATCCTGCAACAACAGAAAAacgtaaataaatatttaaatgaaaacatcgAGCTTAATACATATTATAATTACTAAAGAGAGATGACCTGTGAGAGAGATCAAACTTCCCCATCTTGTAGGGATCAAGAAGAGGCATGGCAgccattaaatttaattaatgggGAAAACTGAAGAATGCAGATGTTTTTTTTTCTGGCTATCTTCTTTGCCCTCCTCCTATATTTATATATGCTTTTAGTCTGCTCGGACCCTTTTCTTGCTTCTGAATGCTCGGATCAAAGGTGGGAAGAATTAAGCATCTGCGAAAAGCAGAGGGAGGGTTTGATGCTCAGCAGGAAGCTTCCATGTTAGAGTAGGAGTTTAATCTCAATCGTTGATAGCCTCTTCATCATTGATGTTGAGATCCAATCTATCTCGATCACATTGTTGAAAAGGGACCGTGCGGTCTCTCCCATAAATGCATTTATCCGTCATCAGTGACGACTGGCTTATGGTCAATGTTCAATTTCCTTCCTACAACCATTTTAGCCGCCTCAAGTTGACTCGATCATTGCCACACATATAATTGCTTGTATTCATTCCTTCATGTACTTAATTCTATGTGTTCCTATTCCTTCATGTACTTACTACTATGTGTTCCTTATGAACCTCCTCGACGTGGGACCGTCATGTAGGGGCTTTAACATGGAGATTCCACATTATTTTTCAGCTTTGATTCTTCTTTTGTTTGTTAATCTCTAAATTCAAATATGGTGGGCATATATGATATCTCCATCTAAAAGTAGATTGAAGGGCTTCAAAATCTTTCACTCCGAATATAAGATAATATTAGTTTTTTGATCCTGCTCGAAATTTAAGTCAGACGGAGGTCGGTGGAGATAATGTTAGTGTTAACGGAGAAACTACTTCGACGCACTCTGTGTATACGTGTCGGAAAGGTGGAACCCCCACGTGGAACCTTCAAAGGATGTGGTAGGAGAACTGGTGGTACTCAGACTCTGCACACATTCAGACAGGCACACGgagcgttagagaccagaaaccagggaaaaactCCTCGATGCGCAcatcctctgacgctcaagttaagtcctttttccccagaagaacagtgtacgatggaaaaaagtgttggaaccccaaggctactttaatgtgatcaaccaagataggttaggtcttgtggtgttttaatcttgtgtctaagtatgcagaagcttaggagcacaagaagtcgagcaaaagacgcagctagcgagaaggacggcacgggagaaagatgacgggctcggtgcgtccgagggacgaggtgctgtggaaaagTACACGGGCGGATGAGAAAGAAGTGTGCAGCGtttccgagagatgagaagctggagcagaaggttgctcgagaaggtcaaaATTGGGTTCGAGTAGTTTTATTTCAGttagccaaaatcacccaagcgagcggagcggaGCGGAAGATCTGGACCGAAGCAAGtagaaccggagcagagagcctggaccGCAAAAAGTAAACAAAGTTGACTTTGAGGGTCCGGACACTCGGAAtcaatccgggcacccggaatcaatccgggtgcccggaccagtctGGGCGCCCAAAATGCGACTTTTAACCAGATTACGTTTGACTGCGATCCATTGTgaaggggatagaattttatccccttctaggTGCTTGGAACCCTCTAGacaccctgaccaaggctataaatacaaccttggtccagaagcttttcaatcaatTAAGCAATcactgtaacaacacttgtgcgctcttctTTTAGTGTAGCTTCTCATTTCTAtgctttcactgttgtaagagacttctccgcctgaaggagatacttagtgtgatccattccttggattaacaacctctccggttgtagcCAAGTCAAATCCGTGAGCCTTGCTTTTTTTGttactttctttatttaatttacgcAAGTGTTCTTTGAAAGTCCGAGAAGGACATTTTGGTTTTATATTGTGtaggactattcaaccccctccgatagtcggccaccaaggggggccaacaagtggtatcagagcaaggttgcttcaggaggactaaccgtcgatcgaagcaaagatgatggctaGACCAAGTATATACCcgccaaaatttgagggggagttcgctagctggaaaaagcgaatgtaggtatttttttaaaattgatttcgaTTTACTTCTAATAATGGAATTCGATTTTAtagcaccggaaggtaaggaaaaataccaatggacaaaaaaggagcaggccgactacgtggcaaacggcaaagtagagttccatctgttgAGTGTCCTtccgccataagaagtcaaccggatcagtaACTACgattcagcaaaggagctttgggagaagttccttaagctacacgaagggacgtccgaagccaagctcgcgagacgggacttacttcgtaaccagctaaCCAACCTACgacttgaagaagatgaaacaattgtgcatcttcactcgagaattaaggagctcatcatcggactatcgaatctcggagaaaaggtaagtaaccgagattcgctaagatacgtgttaaatgcattccctaggaatacgaaatgagcttcactagtagatgctttttatatctctaaggtattaccttagaagaattttttttctacgtttgaagtgcatgaatctgttgatgcaatcgacctccaaggttttaatgtccgacaaatatgtttaagtatattTAATGGAGTTTGATCATGAGAAATCCTAGTCATGGCTAGgtaagggtgagaagtcaactgagtcttggaaagtcctagttgtaggctaggcaagagaaatctcggtatatcgtggaagccaggtggataggtctggaggacctgatcctttggtagccgaatactgaggcaaggaaaatctcggtatatcgtggaagccaggtggataggtctagaggacctgatccctaggtagccgaatactgagtcctggtgagtaaagccaggttgAGAAAGCCCTAggaggagataaccttaggtaacgaaaAGTCTTAgaagagtgaactccaagcaaggttgatcggatggtttctggTCGACCGCACGCGGtcaaccggaccagcggatctcggtaaatctaggtttaggtttaccattgtattatgtattactattattactgcTGGCTAATGTGGTATTGCAGGAAAggccttagtggatcaggtgatcagacactgagcagaaaaagtccaaacaagtctggaggatcaatgtttggcaggtaagttgaggtttgtaactggaggagtgacagtgaggtcgggttcctgaaggaaacaacctaaggtcgatgatccaactgaagaaatcgggaaggtttccaagttgagatcaagacagttctatagtcttatattactcatgcattatatattactgagCTAACCTTTGTGGTGCAGGAATACCTtgtttaactctgtgttgcaggttcagccggatcggtcgaccgaacgtagcgatcggtcgatcgaaccattatGACTCAGCATAAACAGCAACGATTCGgagaaggaaactacactgatcggtcgaccgaaccggatgatcggtcgaccgaacaatcagCCATTAATGCAGCATTAAGTATGGATctcggcaaatctcgacgaacagggaaggaggttgttcggtcgactgaacaaggggatcggttgactgaaccctTAATGAGCCattaatgcaaaagatcgagccagcgtcagactcgagccaagaaggaagggagctggttcggtcgaccggatagagggatcggtcgaccgaacctcaaagACACTAATAAAAAGGGGCTCGAGGTTTGAGGCAGATACAACTTTTCTAATCATAAAAAGGTTCTCCTCTGCGCAAGTTGCTCATACTGTAAGTTCACTGcaactcttcaagctactccatccggaagtaccgaccgagcctcaaattctacattttgttggtatattaatttttagcttgcattgtattatttcatttgtaagatagtaggattgttactatcttgctcatttgtacgatttgcttctttccgaggatttcggaaagaagagttatagtggattgtccatcggtgcggtcaagaattgcgggccttcgagtaggtgtcgacctagactccgaatgaagtaaacgaactagtctttcattttactttccgctgcacgactttggtttctaaaagtaaaagtaaaagttgtaaaagcgcgatattcatcTACCCCCTCTATCGCACCCATCCGATCCAATAGAAttgagatgtgcaggtacgaaggagccgaagcacagcATCGCCCTCAAGGCAacgagagacgaacatgagtcagaatcttctctcgatgacgaggaaatggtaatgatggtaagacgctttaaaaagttgtttaattcaagtaaaactaaccatctgcagggtagaaagaaaaggacgatcaagtactaccactgcaatgaagaagggcacgtcaaaaaCAACTGGAACaaagacaaggacaaaggaaagaagcttgtccaaacaaaaaagttcaagacactaaaagcgacgtgggacgatacgtcgtccgaatcagaaatCGAGGTCTTCTCCGGACttacattaatggcaagtcatcaagatgaggactatgattcaagctcgtccgaaatgagcatcaagagtatcgatgaagggggagttacGTCGGAAAAaaacagcagttcagggggagccacggataacgagatcgacaaggtaagtcaggtacgatctcttcctcccgataaattatttaaatttgttaaaatattaactaaagattgttgcaaattagaaaaaagagattaaaaatttaaaattaattctagctaaatcttgtccgttagaagagtttgacaaagtaaaattagaaaataataatttactaaaagaaataaataacttaaaaaaatattacatactcatctaatacaagttttagaaaattcaataatctaaattagtattttagatatcacaagggataaattagaaatatttcaaagaaatatgtccctaagaaatacctAATTAACCTAGTTGGctggaatctatattgggttctgAAGTCATATTTAACTTGAAcattaatttagatttagcgttttcagcaagaaaattaaatgtttaatttctgtataaggttttgtctagaagtagttgatgatccaataaccaagaagacttaGTGGTTCGTCACAgtttggaagtcaaaatattgaaataaaatgtttaattgactaattgataaagcattaaattgaGATTAGTTAatgctataaaaaaaaatttcaaatatttttcttacttgaaaatgtttcaataatattttgcaaaaatgtctaacttagattttttttagaaaatttttcggcttgaattttttttggaaattctcaaaaaaaaaaaatcttgcaaaaaaaaaacttagaaaaattttctcaaaatttttttttatagttagtCAAAAATATCTTTTTGCTTGGaagttttttacttagaaatttttacaaattttttcagtattatcaaaatttgataaagttatctcaaaaattttctacccttagatttttttttggtaccccatttttatgtgatcaaacagggagaaggaaaatattaagtctaggtggagtagattcaatttttttcttttactttatgtCTCTTTACCttatcttaacttgggttacttacataaaaaatgaaaagattgttgaaaccctaaggttgttttgatgtgaccaaccaagttaggttaggtgttgtggtattttaaccttgtgtctaagtgtgcaggagcttaggaacacaagaagtcgagcaaaagatacaGCTAGCAAGATggacggcacaggagagagccagtcagccaacgggcttggtgcgtctgagggatgaggtgctgtggaagagtacgtgggcggacgagaaggaagcgcgcgacgtTTCTAAGGGACAaaaagccgaagcggaaggttgctcaagaatgccgaaattggattcgggtgagacttattttggttggccgaaatcacccaagtgagcggagtggAAGATCTGGACCAAGGCGAGCAGACCAGAGTAGAGAGCCTGGACcgtaaaaagtcaacaaagttgactttgagGGTCCGGGTACCCAGAATGCGACTTTTGACCAGATCATGTTTGACAGTGATCCGTTGCGAAA includes these proteins:
- the LOC122052807 gene encoding beta-amylase 3, chloroplastic-like, whose amino-acid sequence is MAITLRSSISFIGRVDSNSHKTSDDLPVSMTTLSIADGYNYKAASSCRRLRAVNSSRREVVQRREEGPELLHSLPAAAPHGGGGAAASGVPVYVMLPLDTVSPEGRLQRTRALAASLAALRSAGAEGVMVDVWWGLVERAGPGQYDWGAYEELVRMVDRHGLKLQMVMSFHQCGGNVGDNCRIPLPPWVHEEISRNPDIVYTDRSGRRNPEYISLACDTLPVLRGRTPVQVYSDYMRSFRDRFGGFLGGVIAEIQVGMGPCGELRYPSYPETNGTWRFPGIGEFQCYDKYMKASLRAAGIAAGHEEWGREGPHDAGHYNQFPEDTGFFRREGTWTSDYGRFFLEWYSGQLLEHGDRVLAAAEAVFLGTGTKLSAKVAGIHWHYRTRSHAAELTAGYYNTRNRDGYLPIARMMAKRGAVLNFTCMEMKDEQQPGHAGCSPELLVQQVKQATAAAGAELAGENALERYDEAAYAQVVATSKAAGLSAFTYLRLNKNLFEGENWRHFVGFVKSMREGGRKKGLPKSDTTRSELYVGFITSANKKPELEAAS
- the LOC122052808 gene encoding 12-oxophytodienoate reductase 1-like; its protein translation is MAAMPLLDPYKMGKFDLSHRIVMAPLTRCRSYGNVPQPHAIVYYSQRATKGGFLITEATGVSNTAHGYKDSPGVWSKEQVEAWKPIVSAVHAKGALFFCQIWHAGRSSITDFQPNGQAPISSTDKPVPTQYLHDGSVQEYPAPRRLTTEEIPQIVNDFRLAARNAIDAGFDGVEIHGANGYLIEQFMKDSTNDRGDEYGGGIDNRCRFALDVVEAVAEEVGGHRVGMRLSPFLDLMDCWDSDPEALGLHMAAKLNELGILYCHMLEPRMVKVEGRYQIPHRLLPMRKAFGGTFMVAGGYDREEGNKVVAEGYADLVVYGRLFLANPDLPRRFEVGAALNKYNRLTFYTPDPVVGYTDYPFLETSNFTQDNLDL